A window of the Serratia sarumanii genome harbors these coding sequences:
- a CDS encoding glycoside hydrolase family 1 protein: MNGKFPQHFLWGGAVAANQVEGAYQADGKGLSTSDLQPQGIFGAITPRTEGDSGIKDVAIDFYHRYPEDIALFAEMGFKCLRTSIAWTRIFPQGDEETPNEAGLAFYDRLFDEMAKYGIQPLITLSHYEMPYGLVKHYGGWGDRRTIDFFERYARTVFERYKHKVKHWLTFNEINMSLHAPFTGVGLPQESDKSAIYQAIHHQLVASAKAVKACHEIVPEGKIGNMLLGGILYPLSCKPEDLLETQRQNRDWLFFGDVQARGYYPAYMQRFFRENGIQVAITEEDRQTLRETIDFISFSYYMSGCVTADPEQYETARGNILDMVPNPHLASSEWGWQIDPIGLRYLLNVLYDRYQKPLFIVENGLGAKDRVEADGSIHDDYRINYLNDHLVQVAEAIDDGVEVMGYTSWGPIDLVSASKAEMSKRYGFIHVDRDDAGNGSLARRRKKSFFWYRDVIHSNGASLKDRR, from the coding sequence ATGAACGGCAAGTTTCCGCAACATTTTCTGTGGGGCGGCGCGGTAGCGGCGAACCAGGTAGAAGGCGCGTATCAGGCCGACGGCAAGGGGCTGTCGACCTCCGATCTGCAGCCGCAGGGCATCTTCGGCGCCATCACGCCGCGCACGGAGGGCGACAGCGGCATCAAGGACGTGGCGATCGATTTCTATCATCGTTACCCGGAGGATATCGCGCTGTTCGCCGAAATGGGTTTCAAGTGCCTGCGCACCTCGATCGCCTGGACGCGCATTTTCCCGCAGGGCGACGAAGAGACGCCGAACGAAGCCGGGCTGGCGTTCTACGATCGGCTGTTCGACGAGATGGCGAAGTACGGCATTCAGCCGCTGATCACGCTGTCGCACTATGAGATGCCTTACGGCCTGGTGAAGCACTACGGCGGCTGGGGCGATCGGCGCACCATCGATTTCTTCGAACGCTATGCGCGCACCGTGTTCGAACGCTACAAGCACAAGGTCAAACACTGGCTGACCTTTAACGAGATCAACATGTCGCTGCACGCGCCTTTCACCGGCGTCGGCCTGCCGCAGGAGAGCGACAAGAGCGCCATCTATCAGGCGATCCATCATCAGCTGGTGGCCAGCGCCAAAGCGGTGAAGGCCTGCCACGAGATCGTGCCGGAGGGCAAAATCGGCAACATGCTGCTGGGCGGCATTCTGTATCCGCTGAGCTGCAAGCCGGAAGATCTGCTGGAAACCCAGCGGCAAAACCGCGACTGGCTGTTCTTCGGCGACGTGCAGGCGCGCGGCTATTACCCGGCCTATATGCAGCGTTTTTTCCGTGAAAACGGCATTCAGGTGGCGATCACCGAGGAAGATCGGCAAACGCTGCGCGAAACCATCGATTTCATCTCGTTCAGCTACTACATGAGCGGCTGCGTCACCGCCGATCCGGAGCAATACGAGACGGCGCGCGGCAACATTCTCGATATGGTGCCGAACCCGCATCTGGCCAGCTCGGAGTGGGGGTGGCAAATCGACCCGATCGGGCTGCGCTACCTGCTCAACGTGCTGTACGACCGCTATCAGAAGCCGCTGTTCATCGTCGAGAACGGACTGGGCGCCAAAGACCGCGTCGAAGCCGACGGCAGCATCCACGACGACTACCGCATCAACTACCTCAATGACCATCTGGTGCAGGTGGCGGAAGCGATCGACGACGGCGTCGAGGTGATGGGCTACACCAGCTGGGGGCCGATCGATCTGGTCAGCGCCTCGAAGGCCGAAATGTCGAAGCGCTACGGCTTCATTCACGTCGACAGGGACGATGCCGGCAACGGCAGCCTCGCGCGCCGCCGCAAGAAGAGTTTCTTCTGGTATCGCGATGTGATCCACAGCAACGGCGCCAGCCTGAAAGACCGACGCTAA
- a CDS encoding HD domain-containing protein, protein MTNTLVERARRYATKAHAAIDQRRKYTDDPYIVHPQAVMELVRSVPHTEEMLAAAWLHDTVEDTPTTLGDIESHFGPKVAELVRMLTNVSRAEDGNRFERKNRDRRHSAGASPQAKTIKLADMIDNTRSLLDYDSHFAQTYLIEKQRLLEVLTEGDPTLWRQASHIVEQGLLRLQQPPHNVPASWFEHARRRYRESDAA, encoded by the coding sequence ATGACGAACACGCTTGTAGAACGCGCGCGCCGCTACGCCACCAAGGCGCATGCGGCCATCGATCAGCGCCGCAAATACACCGACGATCCGTACATCGTCCACCCACAGGCGGTGATGGAACTGGTGCGCAGCGTGCCGCACACCGAAGAGATGCTGGCGGCCGCCTGGCTGCATGACACGGTGGAAGATACGCCCACCACCCTCGGCGATATCGAAAGCCACTTCGGGCCGAAGGTGGCGGAGCTGGTGCGGATGCTAACCAACGTCAGCCGCGCCGAGGACGGCAACCGCTTCGAGCGCAAAAACCGCGATCGGCGCCACAGCGCCGGCGCATCGCCGCAGGCCAAAACCATCAAGCTGGCGGATATGATCGACAACACCCGCTCGCTGCTGGACTATGACAGCCACTTCGCTCAGACCTACCTGATCGAGAAACAGCGCCTGCTGGAGGTGCTGACCGAAGGCGACCCGACGCTGTGGCGCCAGGCCAGCCATATCGTTGAGCAAGGGCTGCTCCGCTTGCAGCAGCCGCCGCACAACGTGCCCGCCAGCTGGTTCGAACACGCCCGCCGGCGCTACCGCGAGAGCGACGCGGCCTGA
- a CDS encoding MarR family winged helix-turn-helix transcriptional regulator, producing the protein MKSTDTEQPHAKNLLQLDQQLCFALYSANLALHKVYRKLLNQLELTYPQYLVMMVLWERDRVTVSDIGERLFLDSATLTPLLKRLETAGLLVRYRATADERQVIIALTEAGRALRERAQSVPEAVMCATDCSLDEIVSLKQQLEKLRGSLIDQI; encoded by the coding sequence ATGAAAAGCACCGATACCGAACAACCCCACGCGAAGAATCTGCTGCAGCTCGATCAGCAGCTCTGTTTCGCGCTGTACTCCGCCAACCTGGCGCTGCACAAAGTCTACCGCAAGCTGTTGAATCAGCTCGAACTCACCTACCCGCAATACCTGGTGATGATGGTGCTGTGGGAGCGCGATCGGGTGACGGTATCGGATATCGGCGAGCGGCTGTTCCTCGATTCCGCCACGCTGACGCCGCTGCTGAAGCGGTTGGAAACCGCCGGTTTGCTGGTGCGTTATCGCGCCACCGCCGACGAGCGGCAGGTGATCATTGCACTCACCGAAGCCGGCCGCGCGCTGCGCGAGCGGGCGCAATCGGTGCCCGAGGCGGTGATGTGCGCCACCGACTGCAGCCTGGACGAGATCGTCTCGCTCAAACAGCAGCTGGAAAAGCTGCGCGGCAGCCTGATCGATCAGATTTGA
- a CDS encoding organic hydroperoxide resistance protein: MSIEKVVYRAHATATGGRDGRATSSDGVLDVKLGVPKEMGGAGGEVTNPEQLFAAGYSACFLGALKFVAAKEKVKIPAEAKIDGTVGIGEIPNGFGIEVQLDISLPGIERSVAEDLVKKAHVVCPYSNATRGNIDVTLNVK, encoded by the coding sequence ATGTCTATTGAGAAAGTGGTTTACCGCGCTCACGCCACCGCAACCGGCGGCCGCGACGGCCGTGCGACCTCCTCCGACGGCGTGTTGGACGTGAAACTGGGCGTGCCGAAAGAGATGGGCGGCGCCGGCGGCGAAGTCACCAACCCCGAGCAGCTGTTTGCCGCCGGTTACTCGGCCTGCTTCCTCGGCGCGTTGAAGTTTGTCGCGGCGAAAGAAAAGGTCAAAATCCCGGCCGAAGCGAAGATCGACGGCACCGTCGGCATCGGTGAAATCCCGAACGGCTTCGGCATCGAAGTGCAGCTGGATATCTCGCTGCCGGGCATCGAGCGCAGCGTGGCGGAGGATTTGGTGAAAAAGGCGCACGTGGTGTGCCCATACTCCAACGCCACCCGCGGAAATATCGATGTGACTCTGAACGTTAAGTAA
- the eptB gene encoding kdo(2)-lipid A phosphoethanolamine 7''-transferase, with protein MNKVKSLSQQNLSLLLAIYIGIFLNLSVFYRRFDSLAHGIQGIKLISAVTEVIAIVLFTFFIMRLVSLGGRLFYRIVASLLVLISVAASYYMTFFNVVIGYGIVVSVMTTDIDLSKEVVGLHFVLWMVALSALPLLLIWKNSLRYTLIEQLKTPGHRIKPLLVLLAVVALVWLPLRMLDDEQSVQEKLSNVDLPSYGGVVAHSYLPSNWLSALGLFAYTRYDESQDQSTMFDPGKHFTYVPPADIDDTYVVFIIGETTRWDHMGMLGYERDTTPRLSKEKNLVAFRGESCDTSTKLSLRCMFVREGGTEDNPQRTLKEQNVFAVLKDLGFSSELFAMQSEVWFYNNTEVNNYSFREMIASEKRNDGKAVDDMLLVNEMKESLARYPKGKHLVILHTKGSHYLYSQRYPRSYARYQPECMGVDDSCTKAQLINAFDNTVLYTDSFIANVIDQVRDKKAIVFYAADHGESIGENTHLHGTPREMAPPEQFRVPMIVWASDKFLENPQHLSAFEQLQAQQRIGKTHRHVELFDTILGCLGYTSPDGGIVDKNNWCHLPQDKTAPASL; from the coding sequence ATGAACAAAGTTAAATCGCTATCACAGCAGAATTTATCGTTATTGTTAGCGATCTATATCGGCATATTTCTCAACCTGTCCGTTTTTTATCGTCGTTTTGATTCGCTGGCGCACGGCATTCAGGGGATTAAGTTGATTTCGGCGGTGACGGAAGTCATCGCTATCGTCCTGTTCACGTTCTTCATCATGCGGCTGGTATCGCTCGGCGGCCGGCTGTTTTATCGCATCGTCGCTTCGCTGCTGGTGTTGATTTCTGTCGCCGCCAGCTACTACATGACGTTTTTCAACGTGGTGATCGGCTACGGCATCGTGGTGTCGGTGATGACCACCGACATCGATCTGTCGAAAGAGGTGGTCGGCCTGCACTTCGTGCTGTGGATGGTGGCGCTCAGCGCCTTGCCGCTGCTGCTGATCTGGAAAAACAGCCTGCGTTACACCCTGATAGAACAGCTGAAAACCCCCGGTCATCGCATCAAGCCGCTGCTGGTCTTGCTGGCGGTGGTGGCGCTGGTCTGGCTGCCGCTGCGCATGCTGGACGACGAGCAGAGCGTGCAAGAGAAGCTCTCCAACGTCGATCTGCCGAGCTACGGCGGCGTGGTGGCGCACTCGTATCTGCCGTCCAACTGGCTGTCGGCGCTGGGGTTGTTTGCCTATACCCGCTATGACGAAAGCCAGGATCAGAGCACGATGTTCGATCCGGGCAAACACTTCACCTACGTACCGCCGGCGGATATCGACGACACCTACGTGGTATTCATCATCGGCGAGACCACGCGCTGGGACCACATGGGCATGCTGGGCTATGAGCGCGATACCACGCCGCGGCTGTCTAAAGAGAAGAATCTGGTGGCGTTTCGCGGCGAGTCGTGCGACACCTCCACCAAGCTGTCGCTGCGCTGTATGTTCGTGCGCGAAGGCGGCACCGAAGACAACCCGCAGCGCACGCTGAAAGAGCAGAACGTGTTCGCGGTACTGAAGGATCTGGGCTTCTCTTCCGAGCTGTTCGCCATGCAGAGCGAGGTGTGGTTCTACAACAACACCGAGGTGAACAACTATTCGTTCCGCGAGATGATCGCGTCCGAGAAGCGCAACGACGGCAAGGCGGTCGACGATATGCTGTTGGTGAACGAAATGAAGGAGTCGCTGGCGCGCTATCCGAAGGGCAAACACCTGGTGATCCTGCATACCAAAGGCTCGCACTACCTGTACTCGCAGCGTTATCCGCGCAGCTATGCGCGCTATCAGCCGGAGTGCATGGGGGTGGACGATTCCTGCACCAAGGCGCAGCTGATCAACGCCTTCGACAATACGGTGCTGTATACCGACAGCTTTATCGCCAATGTGATAGACCAGGTGCGCGACAAGAAGGCCATCGTGTTCTATGCCGCCGATCACGGCGAATCGATCGGTGAAAACACGCACCTGCACGGTACGCCGCGCGAGATGGCGCCGCCGGAGCAGTTCCGCGTGCCGATGATCGTATGGGCGTCGGACAAATTCCTTGAGAACCCGCAGCACCTCAGCGCCTTTGAGCAGCTGCAGGCGCAGCAGCGCATCGGCAAAACGCATCGCCACGTCGAGCTGTTTGACACCATCCTCGGCTGCCTCGGCTACACGTCTCCCGATGGCGGCATCGTGGATAAAAACAACTGGTGCCATCTGCCGCAGGATAAAACGGCGCCCGCTAGCCTGTAG
- the uhpA gene encoding transcriptional regulator UhpA — MTLRVAFIDDHDIVRSGFVQLLSLEADIQVVGEFSGAAQARAGLPGLEVDVCICDISMPDGSGLDLLADIPSGIRVVMLSMHDNPALVEMALDRGAGGFLSKRCKPEDLITAVRTVAGGGVYLMPEIAQQLARVRVDPLTRREREIALLLAQGQEVREIAAALGLSPKTVHVHRANLFAKLGINNNVELARRMLNL, encoded by the coding sequence ATGACCCTGCGCGTGGCGTTTATCGACGATCATGACATTGTGCGTTCGGGCTTCGTGCAGCTGCTGTCGCTGGAAGCCGATATTCAGGTGGTGGGCGAATTCAGCGGTGCGGCGCAGGCGCGCGCCGGCCTGCCGGGGCTGGAGGTGGACGTTTGCATCTGCGACATTTCGATGCCGGACGGCAGCGGGCTGGATCTGTTGGCGGACATTCCCTCCGGCATCCGCGTGGTGATGCTGTCGATGCACGATAACCCGGCGCTGGTGGAAATGGCGCTGGATCGCGGCGCCGGCGGCTTTCTCTCCAAGCGCTGCAAGCCGGAAGATTTGATCACCGCGGTGCGCACCGTCGCCGGCGGCGGCGTTTACCTGATGCCGGAAATCGCGCAGCAGCTGGCGCGGGTGAGGGTCGATCCGTTGACCCGCCGCGAGCGCGAGATCGCGCTGTTGCTGGCGCAGGGCCAGGAGGTGCGCGAGATCGCCGCCGCCTTGGGGCTGTCGCCGAAGACGGTGCATGTGCATCGCGCCAACCTGTTCGCCAAGCTGGGCATCAACAACAACGTCGAGCTGGCCAGACGGATGCTGAACCTGTGA
- the uhpB gene encoding signal transduction histidine-protein kinase/phosphatase UhpB, which yields MTQRLITQLALFFIYAASAFCLWGIGTALIDPPWQALLLFPFGLRMGILLQSPYRFWPGILLADLLLMALLADQFGYGPALWASVAVLVLTVLLSLLASPWLLRHQQSDSEWRWPLLQGAVVGAAALLQALVWQLVSGEGARALLLGLTGGFTIAPTCLLLWHYLARQIWVPLEPGLIHKPVELRLGHLASYLLLFAFSIWLQQQVNAAELRRFAPFCLAIPIVFMSYRYGWQGALLATLLNGVALMVNEPPQPESHRDLLLSLLAQSLTGLLLGAGIQRQRELNQQLRLRLAENRQLARALVTAEEQTRREVARELHDEVGQTITVIRTQASIVKRLAPEPAVVGCADTIDALALRVYDGVHDVLTQLWPAALNNLPLSAAVAAMLRESLPQDASLVSSLQWQVPDELLDETLKITLYRVCQEGVTNVCRHAGASRLELDARLQPRKGAAPQIALTIRDNGVGFDAENHQPGYGLRGMQERISALGGSLRFTAEGGACLSVILPTVSPAQTQN from the coding sequence GTGACGCAGCGCCTGATCACCCAGCTGGCGCTGTTTTTCATCTACGCCGCCAGCGCGTTTTGCCTGTGGGGCATCGGCACCGCGCTGATCGACCCGCCCTGGCAGGCGCTGCTGCTGTTCCCGTTCGGCCTGCGCATGGGTATTTTGCTGCAGAGCCCGTATCGTTTCTGGCCGGGGATCCTGCTGGCCGACCTGCTGCTGATGGCGCTGCTGGCGGACCAGTTCGGTTACGGCCCGGCGCTGTGGGCGTCGGTGGCGGTGCTGGTGTTGACGGTGCTGCTCAGCCTGCTGGCCTCGCCGTGGCTGTTGCGCCATCAGCAGAGCGACAGCGAATGGCGCTGGCCACTGTTGCAGGGCGCGGTGGTGGGCGCCGCCGCCTTGCTGCAGGCGCTGGTGTGGCAGCTGGTGAGCGGTGAAGGCGCCCGCGCGCTGCTGCTCGGCCTGACCGGCGGTTTCACCATCGCACCGACCTGCCTGCTGTTGTGGCACTATCTGGCGCGCCAAATTTGGGTGCCGCTGGAGCCGGGGCTGATCCACAAGCCGGTGGAGCTGCGTCTGGGCCATCTGGCCAGCTACCTGCTGCTGTTTGCGTTCAGCATCTGGCTGCAGCAGCAGGTGAACGCCGCCGAGCTGCGGCGCTTTGCGCCTTTCTGCCTGGCCATTCCTATCGTGTTCATGTCTTACCGCTACGGCTGGCAGGGCGCGCTGTTGGCGACGCTGCTCAACGGCGTGGCGCTGATGGTCAACGAGCCGCCGCAGCCGGAGTCGCACCGCGACTTGCTGCTGTCGCTGCTGGCCCAAAGCCTGACCGGGCTGCTGCTGGGCGCCGGTATTCAGCGCCAGCGCGAGCTGAATCAGCAGCTGAGGCTGCGGCTGGCGGAGAACCGCCAGCTGGCGCGGGCGCTGGTGACGGCGGAGGAGCAAACCCGGCGCGAGGTGGCGCGCGAGCTGCACGATGAGGTGGGGCAGACCATCACCGTGATTCGCACCCAGGCCAGCATCGTCAAACGCCTGGCACCGGAGCCGGCGGTGGTCGGCTGCGCCGACACCATCGATGCGTTGGCGCTGCGGGTCTACGACGGGGTGCATGATGTGCTGACTCAGCTGTGGCCGGCGGCGCTGAACAACCTGCCGCTGTCGGCGGCGGTGGCGGCGATGCTGCGGGAGTCGCTGCCGCAGGACGCGTCGCTGGTGAGCAGCCTGCAGTGGCAGGTGCCGGACGAGCTGCTGGATGAAACGCTGAAAATCACGCTGTACCGGGTGTGCCAGGAAGGGGTGACCAATGTGTGCCGCCACGCCGGGGCCAGCCGCCTGGAGCTGGATGCGCGCCTGCAGCCGCGCAAAGGCGCCGCGCCGCAGATCGCCCTGACCATCCGCGACAACGGGGTGGGCTTCGATGCGGAAAACCATCAGCCGGGCTATGGCCTGCGCGGCATGCAGGAGCGCATCAGCGCCCTCGGCGGCAGCCTGCGGTTCACCGCTGAGGGGGGCGCCTGTTTGAGTGTGATCTTGCCCACAGTTTCGCCGGCGCAAACGCAAAACTAG
- a CDS encoding MFS transporter has protein sequence MWSFLKSRPDAPQVTDQRQIDASYKYWRIQLMCTMYIGYAAFYFTRKSFNFIMPAMLSDLGLTMSDVGILGTLFYITYGCSKFISGMISDRSNPRYFMGLGLIMTGVLNIFFGLSSSLLMLGTLWILNAFFQGWGWPPCSKILTSWYSRSERGGWWAIWNTSHNVGGALIPLLVGFISLHFSWRYGMIIPGIIGVVLGLLMCWRLRDKPSTLGLPSVGKWRNDAMELVQESEGQGLSNREIIKRYVLTNKYIWLLAVSYVLVYIVRTAINDWGNLYLTQEKGYSLMTANSAISLFEVGGFIGSLVAGWGSDKLFRGNRGPMNLIFAIGIFLSVAALWLMPGVTYLLQACCFFAIGFFIFGPQMLIGMAAAECSHKDAAGAATGFVGLFAYLGAALSGYPIARVMEIWHWNGFFVVISIAACLSALFLLPFLRAQTPALKPAKA, from the coding sequence ATGTGGTCTTTCCTTAAAAGCCGCCCGGACGCGCCGCAGGTCACCGATCAACGGCAGATCGACGCCAGCTACAAATACTGGCGCATCCAGCTGATGTGCACCATGTACATCGGCTACGCCGCGTTTTACTTCACGCGCAAAAGTTTCAACTTCATCATGCCGGCGATGCTGAGCGATCTGGGCCTGACGATGTCCGACGTCGGCATCCTCGGCACGCTGTTCTACATCACCTACGGCTGCTCGAAATTCATTTCCGGCATGATCAGCGATCGCTCCAACCCGCGTTACTTTATGGGGCTGGGCCTGATCATGACCGGGGTGCTGAATATCTTCTTCGGCCTCAGTTCGTCGCTGCTGATGCTGGGCACGCTGTGGATCCTCAACGCCTTCTTCCAGGGCTGGGGCTGGCCGCCGTGTTCCAAAATCCTCACCAGCTGGTATTCGCGCTCCGAGCGCGGTGGCTGGTGGGCTATCTGGAACACCTCGCACAACGTCGGAGGCGCGCTGATCCCGCTGCTGGTGGGCTTTATCTCGCTGCACTTCAGCTGGCGTTACGGCATGATCATCCCCGGTATCATCGGTGTGGTGCTTGGCCTGCTGATGTGCTGGCGCCTGCGCGACAAGCCATCCACCCTGGGGCTGCCGAGCGTCGGCAAATGGCGCAACGACGCCATGGAGCTGGTGCAGGAATCGGAAGGCCAGGGGCTGAGCAACCGCGAGATCATCAAACGCTACGTGCTGACCAACAAGTACATCTGGCTGCTGGCGGTCTCTTACGTGCTGGTGTACATCGTGCGCACCGCGATCAACGATTGGGGCAACCTCTACCTGACGCAGGAAAAGGGCTATTCGCTGATGACCGCCAACTCGGCCATTTCGCTGTTTGAAGTGGGCGGCTTTATCGGTTCGCTGGTGGCCGGTTGGGGTTCCGACAAGTTGTTCCGCGGCAACCGCGGCCCGATGAACCTGATCTTCGCCATCGGTATCTTCCTGTCGGTGGCGGCACTGTGGTTGATGCCGGGCGTGACCTACCTGCTGCAGGCCTGCTGCTTCTTCGCCATCGGTTTCTTCATCTTCGGCCCGCAGATGCTGATCGGCATGGCGGCGGCGGAGTGCTCGCACAAGGATGCGGCGGGCGCGGCGACCGGTTTTGTCGGCCTGTTCGCCTACCTGGGCGCGGCGCTGTCCGGCTACCCGATTGCGCGGGTGATGGAGATCTGGCACTGGAACGGCTTCTTCGTGGTGATTTCCATCGCCGCCTGCCTGTCGGCGCTGTTCCTGCTGCCGTTCCTGCGCGCGCAGACGCCGGCGCTGAAACCGGCCAAAGCCTGA
- a CDS encoding glycosyl hydrolase family 18 protein has product MRKFNKPLLALVIGSTLCSAAQAAAPGKPTIAWGNTKFAIVEVDQAATAYNNLVKVKNAADVSVSWNLWNGDTGTTAKILLNGKEAWSGPSTGASGTANFKVNKGGRYQMQVALCNADGCSASDATEIVVADTDGSHLAPLKEPLLEKNKPYKQNSGKVVGSYFVEWGVYGRNFTVDKIPAQNLTHLLYGFIPICGGNGINDSLKEIEGSFQALQRSCQGREDFKVSIHDPFAALQKAQKGVTAWDDPYKGNFGQLMALKQAHPDLKILPSIGGWTLSDPFFFMGDKVKRDRFVGSVKEFLQTWKFFDGVDIDWEFPGGNGANPNLGSPQDGETYVLLMKELRAMLDQLSAETGRKYELTSAISAGKDKIDKVAYNVAQNSMDHIFLMSYDFYGAFDLKNLGHQTALNAPAWKPDTAYTTVNGVNALLTQGVKPGKIVVGTAMYGRGWTGVNGYQNNIPFTGTATGPVKGTWENGIVDYRQIASQFMSGDWQYTYDATAEAPYVFKPSTGDLITFDDARSVQAKGKYVLDKQLGGLFSWEIDADNGDILNSMNASLGNSAGVQ; this is encoded by the coding sequence ATGCGCAAATTTAATAAACCGCTGTTGGCGCTGGTGATCGGCAGCACGCTGTGTTCCGCGGCGCAGGCCGCCGCGCCGGGCAAGCCGACCATCGCCTGGGGCAACACCAAGTTCGCCATCGTCGAAGTCGATCAGGCGGCCACCGCTTATAATAATCTGGTGAAGGTAAAAAATGCCGCCGACGTTTCGGTCTCCTGGAATTTATGGAATGGCGACACCGGTACGACGGCAAAAATTTTATTAAATGGCAAAGAGGCGTGGAGCGGCCCTTCAACCGGCGCTTCCGGCACGGCGAATTTTAAAGTGAATAAAGGCGGCCGTTATCAAATGCAGGTGGCATTGTGCAATGCCGACGGCTGCTCCGCCAGCGACGCCACCGAAATTGTGGTGGCCGACACCGACGGCAGCCATTTGGCGCCGTTGAAAGAGCCGCTGCTGGAAAAGAATAAACCCTATAAACAGAATTCCGGCAAAGTGGTCGGCTCTTATTTCGTCGAGTGGGGCGTTTACGGGCGCAATTTCACCGTCGACAAGATCCCGGCGCAGAACCTGACCCATCTGCTGTACGGCTTTATCCCGATCTGCGGCGGCAACGGCATCAACGACAGCCTGAAAGAGATCGAAGGCAGCTTCCAGGCGTTGCAGCGCTCCTGCCAGGGCCGCGAGGACTTCAAAGTCTCGATCCACGATCCGTTCGCCGCGCTGCAAAAAGCGCAGAAGGGCGTGACCGCCTGGGATGACCCCTACAAGGGCAACTTCGGCCAGCTGATGGCGCTGAAGCAGGCGCATCCTGACCTGAAAATCCTGCCGTCGATCGGCGGCTGGACGCTGTCCGACCCGTTCTTCTTTATGGGCGACAAGGTGAAGCGCGATCGCTTCGTCGGTTCGGTGAAAGAGTTCCTGCAGACCTGGAAGTTCTTCGATGGCGTGGATATCGACTGGGAGTTCCCGGGCGGCAATGGCGCCAACCCGAACCTGGGCAGCCCGCAAGACGGGGAAACCTATGTGCTGTTGATGAAGGAGTTGCGGGCGATGCTGGATCAGCTGTCGGCGGAAACCGGCCGCAAGTATGAGCTGACCTCCGCCATCAGCGCCGGCAAGGACAAGATCGACAAGGTGGCTTACAACGTCGCGCAGAACTCGATGGATCACATCTTCCTGATGAGCTACGACTTCTACGGCGCCTTCGATCTGAAAAACCTGGGGCATCAGACCGCGCTGAATGCGCCGGCCTGGAAACCGGACACCGCCTACACCACGGTGAACGGCGTCAATGCGCTGCTGACGCAGGGCGTCAAGCCGGGCAAGATCGTGGTCGGCACCGCCATGTATGGCCGCGGCTGGACCGGGGTGAACGGCTACCAGAACAACATTCCGTTCACCGGCACCGCCACCGGGCCGGTTAAAGGCACCTGGGAGAACGGCATCGTGGACTACCGCCAAATCGCCAGCCAGTTCATGAGCGGCGATTGGCAGTACACCTACGACGCCACGGCGGAAGCGCCTTACGTGTTCAAACCTTCCACCGGCGATCTGATCACCTTCGACGATGCCCGCTCGGTGCAGGCCAAGGGCAAGTACGTGTTGGATAAGCAGTTGGGCGGCCTGTTCTCCTGGGAGATCGACGCGGATAACGGCGATATTCTCAACAGCATGAACGCCAGCCTGGGCAACAGCGCCGGCGTTCAATAA